The genomic interval GCTGTAACTTCCTTGATGAAGCTgaaaactcaattttttttatagtgtacTATTTCTCTGGCCTGACCTTTGAAgcaatttatttattcttttttgtttGCTTATTTTGAAAGAGTGAACTTCCATTAGTTGGGAACACAGCACCGGATTTTGAAGCAGAGGCCGTTTTTGATCAGGAGTTCATCAAGGTATTTACGATGGAATGCTGATTGGTAAATTTTGTGATTACAAATTATGTTGAATGAAACACTGTCTTGTCTTGTCTGTCAGGTCAAACTATCTGATTATATTGGGAAAAAATATGTTATCCTCTTTTTCTATCCACTGGACTTCACATTCGTTTGTCCGACAGGTTAGTAGACTTCTGATTGCGATTGTTGTGGATCCTAAATTTTCTCCTTTTTAACTGTTACATTACTTGTGTACAGAAATCACTGCCTTCAGTGACCGGTATGCAGAGTTTGAGGCACTAAATACAGAAATTTTGGGTGTTTCAGTTGACAGTGTTGTGAGTTGTTTTGATCccttttttaattatttcttcaGATTCTAGCTCTTGTATAATTTTCCCCCCATACTTTTATTCTATGGCATTGTTTGATCCATATAACTGACAATACCAATTGAGGAAAAAGGCTTTGTTTGCTGTAATACTTTTATCGATTCTTGAAAAGACATGTTTTTTGCCTGTATACAAGCTGCTGAGAACATGAAAGGTGTTCGATGACTTTGCCCTCTAACTGCTTAGGTTAAGGTTTTAATGATTCATTTGAGAGGAAGAAGCTATGACTGAGAGTTCTGAGCATAATTGGCAAAACTGTATGAATTCtgcatttttttctctttcaaactTAATGCAAAGAATTAGGATGTATCGGACAGTATGGTCAGTGGAAATTACTATATAAATAATGGAAAGCCAAATATTGGACAATGAGTTCATTCCAACCTTAATAATTGAAATGTCTTTTTCTTGACCCACAGATGTAATGTTATTCTCAATATTTGTGAAGGATGTGTGACATTGTGGAGTGGGACGCAGTATTCCCACTTGTTCCCTAGAAAACAGACAGATTTTTATGTTATGATCTATTACCGTTCCTATTTCTAAATGCACAATTAACTTTTTATAGCCTTATCCGTAGGCCCTTCTTAAGTTTGCTTCTTTTTGATCAGTGGTCCTGTTGTTATCATTGTAGTTTTCACACCTTGCATGGGTTCAAACTGATAGAAAGTCGGGTGGTCTTGGCGACTTGAATTATCCATTGATTTCTGATGTCACCAAATCCATCTCAAAATCTTATGATGTTCTCATTCCCGATCaggtatttttaaattgatggcTATTCATATTCCCCTGCTATCATCAGCCCCAATGTATTTTGTGCTTTAGTTTCAAATTCTCTGGAAAGAAATGTAGGATGCTGTCTAGATTAATTGTTGAAATGTTGTTTGTGAAACTATtgcttttcattatttttttttagcacCTTTCACAACAATTCTAAATGTTTCCGATGATTAGGGGATTGCTTTGAGAGGATTGTTCATTATTGACAAGGAAGGGGTTATTCAGCATTCTACCATTAACAACCTGGCCATTGGTAGAAGTGTTGATGAGACAAAGAGAACGCTCCAGGTAATTATACGAAAAATCAGGACAACACCAGGATTgacaatttttttagtatatgttgaactctttttttttt from Phaseolus vulgaris cultivar G19833 chromosome 1, P. vulgaris v2.0, whole genome shotgun sequence carries:
- the LOC137814620 gene encoding 2-Cys peroxiredoxin BAS1, chloroplastic-like is translated as MAASAPCASLISSNPNILFSPKFPSSSFSSLSFPNIPNSLFKPLRTSLNPSSPPLRTFVARASSELPLVGNTAPDFEAEAVFDQEFIKVKLSDYIGKKYVILFFYPLDFTFVCPTEITAFSDRYAEFEALNTEILGVSVDSVFSHLAWVQTDRKSGGLGDLNYPLISDVTKSISKSYDVLIPDQGIALRGLFIIDKEGVIQHSTINNLAIGRSVDETKRTLQALQYVQENPDEVCPAGWKPGEKSMKPDPKLSKEYFSAI